Proteins encoded together in one Micromonospora kangleipakensis window:
- a CDS encoding TOBE domain-containing protein gives MTVFRIGEAAELLGVSPDTVRRWIDAGRLAASRDDHGHRVIDGVDLAAFVRAPGHPELSSARNRLRGIVTAVVKDTVMAQVDIQAGPFRIVSLMSREAVDDLDLAVGSVAVAVIKSTTVVVERATAPKGRTTP, from the coding sequence TCCGGATCGGCGAGGCCGCCGAACTGCTCGGGGTCAGCCCCGACACGGTCCGCCGCTGGATCGACGCCGGCCGGCTGGCCGCCAGCCGGGACGACCACGGTCACCGGGTGATCGACGGCGTCGACCTGGCCGCGTTCGTCCGCGCCCCGGGGCACCCGGAGCTGTCGTCCGCCCGCAACCGGCTGCGCGGGATCGTCACCGCGGTCGTCAAGGACACGGTGATGGCGCAGGTCGACATCCAGGCCGGGCCGTTCCGCATCGTGTCGCTGATGAGCCGCGAGGCCGTCGACGACCTCGACCTGGCGGTCGGGTCGGTGGCGGTGGCCGTGATCAAGTCGACGACCGTCGTGGTGGAACGCGCCACCGCGCCCAAGGGAAGGACCACCCCGTGA